TCATCCACTTCGGCTTCTACCGCCCCCGATTCAAAGTTCTTTAATACTCCACGCAGTCCTTCGTTGCTTGAGGTATTGCAAATATCCATTTTTAGCTCGGCCGAGATGAGGGGCGGATGTCCGCGTCTACCATTAAACACAGGATATACAATATCCGGTTTATCCGGTGCGTGAAAGCGTTCAAGTATAGTACATATTGTTTTAACACTCACGAGCGGATTGTCCGCAGGCATAACGAAGAATGCTTTTACCCACGGTTCTAAAGTACCGATACCTTCCCGTACCGACGTGAACATTTCCTCGTAAAAACGCTCGTTAAAAATAAACCTGACAACATAGCGCTTTAATGTTTCTATCACATCAAGCGCGTTATAGCCCAGTACAATTCTTATATCGTTGATGCCCGCATAATAAAAGCAGCGAACGGAATGCTCAACAGCAGTGATATTTCCCAATTTCATCAAAGGTTTAAATTCTTTCATCCGGAATGAAGACCCGGCCGCAAGGATTATAACTGCTACATTATCTGTTATATCCACCGAAATATTTCCTCCAAACAATTTTTGTTTCCTTATGCAGCTTGACATTTATTTTAACATACATTATTATTTGTGCATAGTTATGCTATATTATGTTATGTCGTGTTATGCTATGTTTAACCTCTCTTTGTTAACAGATTTAAGGTATACCTTTCAGATGCTTATTGACACCGCCCCGGCAATAAAGACAGTATTTATCAATAAGAGTATTGGCATTTGCTGAAATAATATAAATTTAATTTAATAACGTTCTATAAAATTTGACAACTGATTATTAACCGATTCGCATTGTATAAAAGGAGGTGGATAAAAAGATAAGCGACGCCTCGTTTTTTCGTACAGGCATGGACATTGTAATGAAAGATTAACGGAAGGAGTCTGATTATGAAGAAAAAGTACATATTTTTAGGCCTTTTATTAATTGCCTTTGCCCTTACCGGATGCAACAATAATAAGGAGCAGTCCCAGTCAGAGGTAGAAACGGTCAAACTGACCATATCCGCCGCAGCCAGCATTCAGGATGCGGCGACAGAGCTAAAAGATATTTATCAGAAACAGCATTCCGAAGTGGAAATAACATATACTTTTGCCGCTTCCGGTCCCCTGCAAAGACAGATTGAGGAAGGGGCTCCCGTCGACTTGTTTATCTCCGCCGGTAAAAAACAAATGGATGCCCTGGAGGATAAGGGGCTGATTATAGACAGCTCCAGAGTAAACCTGCTGAGCAACGAATTGGTATTGATAGCCGGTCAGGATAGCAAGCTTACAGGATTTGACGGTTTAACCGACGCCGCTGTAAAACAAATCAGCATTGGCACGCCTGAGACCGTGCCTGCGGGAAGCTACGCCGAGGAAGCACTGACCAGCCTGGGACTATGGGAGCAGATACAGTC
This genomic interval from Desulfoscipio sp. XC116 contains the following:
- a CDS encoding nucleotidyltransferase family protein is translated as MDITDNVAVIILAAGSSFRMKEFKPLMKLGNITAVEHSVRCFYYAGINDIRIVLGYNALDVIETLKRYVVRFIFNERFYEEMFTSVREGIGTLEPWVKAFFVMPADNPLVSVKTICTILERFHAPDKPDIVYPVFNGRRGHPPLISAELKMDICNTSSNEGLRGVLKNFESGAVEAEVDDEAILLDMNVYDDYLRLLKYLNCKEVMG
- the modA gene encoding molybdate ABC transporter substrate-binding protein, encoding MKKKYIFLGLLLIAFALTGCNNNKEQSQSEVETVKLTISAAASIQDAATELKDIYQKQHSEVEITYTFAASGPLQRQIEEGAPVDLFISAGKKQMDALEDKGLIIDSSRVNLLSNELVLIAGQDSKLTGFDGLTDAAVKQISIGTPETVPAGSYAEEALTSLGLWEQIQSKLVPAQNVRQVLQYVETGNVDAGLVYRSDTITGKNIKVVAAAPADSHKPIEYPMAVVKSTKHQKETEEFAAFLQSAAAKDVFQKYGFITSK